In Pseudoalteromonas carrageenovora IAM 12662, the following proteins share a genomic window:
- a CDS encoding YraN family protein, with protein sequence MSWFKELWQNSREKGQYYELQAQKYLVTQGLTPIERNYYCPFGELDVIMKEGDTLVFVEVKFRKNNARGGANYALSPQKQARLKRSIYHYLAAKNLTNQALRIDYVAITGESSPNINWLKNVF encoded by the coding sequence ATGTCGTGGTTTAAAGAGCTGTGGCAAAATAGTCGCGAAAAAGGCCAATATTACGAGCTGCAAGCGCAAAAATATTTAGTTACTCAGGGGTTAACCCCTATTGAGCGTAATTATTACTGCCCCTTTGGTGAACTAGATGTCATTATGAAAGAAGGTGATACGCTTGTATTTGTCGAAGTTAAGTTTAGGAAAAATAATGCTCGCGGTGGTGCTAATTACGCTCTAAGCCCTCAAAAACAAGCGCGATTAAAACGCAGTATCTATCATTACTTAGCCGCTAAAAATTTAACTAATCAAGCGCTAAGAATTGATTATGTAGCCATAACCGGTGAGTCATCCCCGAATATAAATTGGCTTAAAAACGTATTTTAA
- a CDS encoding penicillin-binding protein activator, with product MRLKLVSLLIILSGLSACSTTEKPTKNSDNVSNRANALQNQATSAQSIYQLAQNRQGADKIQLLYSARDAAISEQNWPLLEQIGSDLELTASVDQIQNRLYIAFAQKQQNKNDKALVILQSLDGQLTQPEHFAWHQFLTASIYTSQNFPKRAAPYFFRASETATKNNIEIPQLNQDLWDNLTKLSSYALERFNRGSVIQQGWINLALYHQVYASSTVELDQAINNWRRRYVGHPAFTILPEQDESLAQLAPINIERLVVLFPQSGPNERLGDALKAGALAALDTQNINETIFIDENLSTQEIAAQLEQIKPNFVIGPLLKANIDKLANAKTLIDTPTLHLNTFDGERISLQHYYFALNPEHEVQQALEHFLTKGYQKPMLLAPNNANGQRLVDYFNLQWQRYSETKPQIGFYNDKKDMPNTITSLLEVDKSKQRITAVKALFKQEVENETRSRSDIDVIYILGDAIETRLIKPYLDVNVSTFAERIPLYASSKSHSKQIDRTDKGDLDGLYFTELPWMLDSQIKQHNLREKYDALWPEQVDISQRLFAMAYDAVSILHDIRQLSVMPGNQYSGLSGKLSVNTSGHIERTLDWAQYINRRIKTVQLKTQRPVPLFMQSASGIQTIN from the coding sequence GTGCGACTTAAACTAGTTAGTCTATTAATTATATTGTCAGGGTTATCGGCGTGTAGCACAACCGAAAAACCAACTAAAAACAGCGATAACGTAAGTAACCGCGCTAATGCACTGCAAAATCAAGCAACCAGTGCGCAATCTATCTATCAATTAGCACAAAACCGCCAAGGTGCCGATAAAATACAATTACTTTACAGTGCCCGTGATGCGGCCATTAGTGAACAAAATTGGCCTTTATTAGAGCAAATTGGTAGTGACCTTGAATTAACTGCAAGCGTTGATCAAATTCAAAATCGCCTTTATATTGCTTTTGCACAAAAACAACAAAACAAAAATGATAAAGCACTCGTTATTTTGCAATCGTTAGACGGGCAACTTACACAGCCTGAGCATTTTGCGTGGCATCAGTTTTTAACTGCCAGTATTTATACTTCACAAAACTTTCCAAAACGAGCTGCACCTTACTTTTTTAGAGCCTCTGAAACGGCAACAAAAAATAACATCGAAATCCCTCAGCTCAATCAAGACCTATGGGATAACTTAACAAAGCTTTCTTCTTATGCGCTTGAGCGCTTTAATCGTGGCTCTGTTATTCAACAAGGCTGGATTAACTTAGCTTTATATCATCAGGTTTATGCAAGCAGCACTGTAGAGCTTGATCAGGCAATTAATAATTGGCGCAGACGTTATGTTGGACACCCGGCGTTTACCATTTTGCCAGAGCAAGATGAATCTCTTGCACAACTTGCGCCTATTAATATTGAACGCTTAGTGGTTTTATTTCCGCAATCAGGCCCAAATGAAAGATTAGGTGATGCATTAAAAGCAGGCGCCTTAGCGGCATTAGATACACAAAATATTAATGAAACTATTTTTATTGATGAAAACTTAAGTACACAAGAAATTGCCGCACAGCTTGAGCAAATAAAACCAAACTTTGTAATTGGCCCGCTGTTAAAAGCCAATATAGATAAGCTTGCCAATGCAAAAACGCTGATTGATACGCCAACATTGCATTTAAATACGTTCGATGGTGAGCGAATTTCGCTACAACATTATTACTTTGCTTTAAATCCAGAGCATGAAGTGCAGCAAGCTTTAGAGCACTTTTTAACTAAGGGCTATCAAAAACCAATGCTACTTGCGCCAAATAATGCAAATGGCCAGCGTTTAGTCGACTACTTTAACTTGCAGTGGCAACGCTATAGCGAGACAAAGCCGCAAATTGGCTTTTATAACGACAAAAAAGATATGCCAAATACAATTACCAGCTTGCTTGAAGTAGATAAATCTAAACAGCGTATTACAGCGGTTAAAGCATTATTTAAGCAAGAAGTAGAAAACGAAACGCGTTCTCGTAGTGACATTGACGTTATTTACATTTTGGGCGATGCAATAGAAACACGCCTAATTAAGCCTTACCTAGATGTGAATGTAAGCACCTTTGCAGAGCGTATTCCATTATACGCCAGCTCAAAAAGCCACAGTAAGCAAATTGACCGTACAGATAAAGGCGATTTAGATGGCCTATACTTTACGGAGTTACCGTGGATGCTCGACTCACAAATTAAGCAGCATAACCTTCGCGAGAAATACGATGCTCTTTGGCCTGAGCAAGTAGATATCAGCCAACGCTTGTTTGCAATGGCTTACGATGCAGTATCTATATTGCACGACATTAGGCAACTAAGTGTTATGCCTGGTAATCAATATAGCGGCTTAAGCGGTAAGTTATCGGTAAATACCAGCGGCCATATTGAACGCACTTTGGACTGGGCGCAGTACATTAATCGACGTATCAAAACTGTGCAGTTAAAAACGCAGCGTCCTGTGCCATTATTTATGCAATCGGCCAGTGGAATACAAACTATCAATTAA
- the rsmI gene encoding 16S rRNA (cytidine(1402)-2'-O)-methyltransferase produces the protein MLNEENSQKIGTLYIVATPIGNYDDLSHRAIATLSQVDLIAAEDTRHTGKLLSHFGIKAKTFALHDHNEKQKAQQIIEQLNQGLNIALVSDAGTPLISDPGYAVVNLCREQGAHVTPVPGACAAITAVCCSGLPTDRFQFIGFTPAKSKARQDFFIEAVNSGITSIMYESTHRIMASLDDLAQALGDEQQVVFAKELTKTFETFFNGSVSELKQFLTDDPTKQRGEIVLMLPGKPKLVDDIPPEARKMLALLESEMPMKKACGVVAEFFGMKKNALYKTIIEEKE, from the coding sequence ATGTTAAATGAGGAGAATTCACAGAAAATTGGCACTCTTTACATTGTTGCCACCCCAATTGGCAATTATGACGACTTAAGTCACCGTGCCATCGCGACATTATCGCAGGTTGACTTAATAGCTGCTGAAGACACTCGCCACACAGGCAAGCTACTTAGCCACTTTGGTATTAAGGCTAAAACGTTCGCATTACATGACCACAATGAGAAACAAAAAGCCCAGCAAATTATTGAGCAGCTTAATCAAGGTTTAAATATTGCGTTAGTATCAGACGCTGGTACACCGCTTATTAGCGATCCAGGTTATGCGGTTGTAAATTTATGTCGCGAACAAGGTGCACATGTAACACCTGTTCCCGGTGCGTGTGCAGCAATTACTGCGGTATGTTGCTCTGGATTACCCACAGATCGCTTTCAATTTATTGGTTTTACACCTGCTAAAAGTAAAGCAAGGCAAGACTTTTTTATCGAAGCAGTTAATTCGGGCATAACCAGCATAATGTACGAAAGTACGCACCGTATTATGGCAAGCCTAGATGATTTGGCGCAAGCACTTGGCGATGAGCAACAAGTGGTGTTTGCTAAAGAGCTTACCAAAACCTTTGAAACCTTTTTTAATGGTAGCGTAAGCGAGTTAAAGCAGTTTTTAACCGATGATCCTACTAAGCAACGCGGCGAAATTGTATTAATGTTGCCGGGCAAACCAAAGTTAGTAGACGATATACCGCCTGAAGCGCGCAAAATGCTGGCACTTCTTGAGAGCGAAATGCCAATGAAAAAAGCCTGTGGTGTAGTGGCTGAGTTCTTTGGGATGAAAAAAAATGCACTATACAAAACAATTATTGAAGAAAAAGAGTAA
- a CDS encoding sigma-54-dependent transcriptional regulator, protein MNTNLYPGFQVLICDDDTSFLRSISFAIERYCGINNVVQCSDSTDVMSHLASGNIRVVLLDLNMPHISGDELLPKIIEPYPYISVVIISGINQVESAVQCIKLGAYDYHVKTEEPERLSNSIMQVIRYQELNLENQAMRGYMLENQSALHPAFAKIISINHQMHSAFNYIESISNSQQPILITGESGVGKELIARAIHETSSCSGELVCVNVAGLDDNLFSDTLFGHKKGAFTGADQARKGMIEKASGGILLLDEIGDLSLASQVKLLRLLQEGEYYPVGSDTPKRINARIIAATHQDLHSKKEDGQFRNDLYYRLKIHHVNIPPLRERKEDIALLLEHFLTLAADEFDKELASIPAGLLVLLENYSFPGNIRELRAMAFDAMSTHQSGELSMKAFKGIIDSMPDVNIHAQPEKPLFEASSTLPTLKKAADLLVKEAMKRANSNQSLAAQLLGISQPALSKRLKNMQ, encoded by the coding sequence ATGAACACAAACTTATATCCCGGGTTTCAAGTTTTAATTTGTGACGATGACACAAGTTTTTTGCGCAGCATTTCTTTTGCTATTGAGCGTTATTGTGGCATTAATAATGTTGTTCAATGTAGCGATAGCACAGATGTAATGAGCCATTTAGCATCGGGCAATATACGTGTTGTATTGCTTGATTTAAACATGCCACATATAAGCGGCGATGAACTACTTCCAAAAATAATAGAGCCATACCCGTATATTTCTGTAGTAATTATTAGCGGTATTAACCAGGTTGAGTCGGCGGTGCAATGCATTAAGCTTGGCGCATACGACTACCACGTGAAAACCGAAGAGCCAGAAAGACTTAGCAACAGCATAATGCAGGTTATTCGCTACCAAGAGCTAAATTTAGAAAACCAAGCTATGCGCGGTTATATGCTTGAGAATCAAAGCGCCTTGCACCCTGCTTTTGCTAAAATTATTAGTATTAATCATCAGATGCATTCGGCATTTAATTACATAGAATCTATTTCAAATAGCCAACAGCCTATTTTAATTACAGGCGAAAGCGGAGTCGGCAAAGAACTCATAGCCAGAGCCATACATGAAACGAGCAGTTGTAGTGGCGAACTCGTGTGTGTAAATGTAGCAGGCCTTGATGACAACTTATTTTCAGATACATTATTTGGACATAAAAAAGGCGCTTTTACTGGCGCCGATCAAGCCCGCAAAGGCATGATTGAGAAAGCCTCTGGCGGTATATTATTGTTAGATGAAATTGGCGATTTGAGCCTTGCCTCGCAAGTAAAACTTTTACGCTTATTACAAGAAGGTGAGTACTATCCGGTTGGCAGCGATACCCCAAAAAGAATAAATGCCCGTATTATTGCTGCAACCCATCAAGACTTACACAGCAAAAAAGAAGATGGCCAATTTAGAAACGACTTGTACTATCGTTTAAAAATTCATCATGTAAATATTCCACCGCTTAGAGAACGAAAAGAAGACATCGCACTGCTACTTGAGCACTTTTTAACACTCGCCGCTGATGAGTTTGATAAAGAGCTAGCATCAATTCCTGCAGGTTTACTTGTTTTGCTAGAAAACTACAGCTTTCCCGGAAATATTAGAGAACTGCGCGCAATGGCGTTTGATGCAATGAGCACGCATCAATCAGGGGAGCTTTCAATGAAGGCATTTAAAGGCATTATCGACTCAATGCCTGATGTAAACATACATGCTCAACCAGAAAAGCCTTTATTTGAAGCCTCGAGCACCTTGCCCACTCTAAAAAAAGCGGCAGATCTACTAGTTAAAGAAGCCATGAAGCGAGCAAACTCAAACCAGTCGTTAGCAGCGCAATTACTAGGGATATCTCAACCGGCATTAAGTAAACGTTTGAAAAACATGCAGTAA
- a CDS encoding transporter substrate-binding domain-containing protein, producing the protein MVSLFKTHYFAFTILLITFLGCSVSICHAEDYLQPAAEPQTKQIVIGGDYNYPPYEFIDSKGKYTGYNVELSREIATVMGLNIKIKLDTWENTRALFDQGEIDILQGMAATPERTDLYNFSPHTYVNHSIFARDDSPKITNYTELEGYRVIVQANGSAFDMLNEAKLNIVLIPVETHADALRLLASGRYDFAVASNLPGLYLSQKLGLSNIKAISSLERNRLYGYATKTADKALLSQFTQGLAILKNTGRQQEIYDKWFGPLEVSIWSKAGIAAGLFVVVLLFISTVVLIWNKALRKKVESRTKELQAQQLQLLHADKMASLGVLVSGVAHEINNPCSILTLNFPFVKEAFEQAIEILDEHQVEHGDFLIAGVSYNRLKHMLPETLDDMHVASNKVKGIVEDLKSFAVKGETAHQKNERLDLNELTKRSLRLVNNQLKNSTSNVEVNLANKLPTFYGSGSRIEQVIVNLILNACQALENKSQKITITTYFHSKYDSVVLTVEDQGIGINAKDLRKLTDPFYTTKRQSGGTGLGLSVSAGIVRDHQGQITFKSTLGEGTKSKLSLPLIQKENEL; encoded by the coding sequence TTGGTTTCACTTTTTAAAACACATTACTTTGCATTTACCATACTACTTATTACTTTTTTAGGTTGTAGTGTATCGATATGCCACGCTGAAGATTACCTACAACCCGCTGCAGAGCCGCAAACTAAGCAAATAGTTATTGGTGGCGACTACAACTACCCGCCCTATGAGTTTATTGATAGCAAAGGGAAGTATACAGGTTACAATGTTGAGTTGAGCCGTGAAATTGCTACCGTAATGGGCTTAAATATCAAAATAAAATTAGATACGTGGGAAAATACCCGCGCTTTATTTGATCAAGGTGAAATAGATATTTTACAAGGAATGGCTGCCACACCAGAGCGCACCGATCTTTATAACTTTAGCCCTCACACCTATGTAAATCACTCTATATTTGCACGAGACGATAGTCCTAAAATAACTAACTACACAGAGCTTGAAGGCTATCGCGTTATTGTACAAGCCAACGGCTCAGCGTTTGATATGCTAAACGAAGCTAAATTAAATATTGTATTAATTCCGGTTGAAACCCATGCCGATGCACTGCGTTTGCTCGCTTCAGGTAGATACGACTTTGCAGTGGCATCTAACTTACCGGGTTTATATTTAAGCCAAAAGTTAGGGCTTTCTAACATTAAAGCGATCTCTAGCCTAGAACGAAACCGCTTATATGGCTATGCAACCAAAACAGCCGATAAAGCCCTGCTCTCGCAATTTACCCAAGGCTTAGCTATTTTAAAAAATACCGGCCGACAGCAAGAAATATATGATAAATGGTTTGGCCCGTTAGAGGTCTCTATTTGGTCAAAAGCTGGCATAGCGGCGGGTTTATTTGTAGTCGTGCTGTTATTTATAAGTACAGTTGTACTTATTTGGAATAAAGCACTGCGTAAAAAAGTAGAAAGCCGTACCAAAGAGCTTCAAGCACAACAACTACAACTGCTTCATGCAGATAAAATGGCATCTTTAGGTGTACTTGTTTCTGGCGTTGCGCATGAAATAAATAACCCGTGCAGTATATTAACGCTTAACTTTCCGTTTGTTAAAGAAGCCTTTGAACAAGCTATAGAGATCCTCGATGAGCATCAAGTAGAACACGGCGACTTTTTAATCGCAGGTGTTAGCTATAACCGCCTTAAACATATGCTCCCAGAAACACTCGACGACATGCACGTTGCAAGCAATAAAGTTAAAGGCATTGTTGAGGATTTAAAGAGTTTTGCTGTAAAAGGCGAAACTGCCCATCAAAAAAATGAACGCCTTGATTTAAACGAATTAACAAAGCGATCTTTACGTCTTGTTAATAATCAACTTAAAAACTCAACCAGCAATGTAGAAGTTAATCTTGCTAATAAACTACCTACATTTTATGGCTCGGGGAGTAGAATAGAGCAAGTGATAGTTAATCTAATTTTAAATGCCTGCCAAGCACTTGAAAATAAAAGCCAAAAAATCACCATTACCACTTATTTTCATTCCAAATACGACAGTGTAGTGCTTACAGTAGAAGATCAGGGTATTGGGATCAACGCCAAAGACTTAAGAAAGTTAACCGACCCATTTTATACAACTAAACGCCAATCAGGTGGAACAGGCTTAGGGCTATCTGTATCTGCTGGGATCGTACGTGATCATCAGGGGCAAATAACCTTTAAATCAACCCTTGGCGAAGGCACAAAATCAAAACTCTCACTACCACTAATACAAAAAGAGAATGAGTTATGA
- a CDS encoding putative porin, producing MTTKFIYLPIALSVMALVKPAHADVTIEGLNGLEAVKLFGDMRMRFERTDGDTIDTTSRARLRARFGIKYAATENWSAQMRFRTTSSQHDSTHQTFGITNTTDNDDFGLDRAFMKYTGINNTRVYIGKAAAVYMHSSELLFRDDIALEGVQANWTNNTFSVNAGHIILEENVDNGEGKRDASWQQLQGVYAAQFNDIKFKAGIGGIFVSASDTAYASAESGLDDDQAGNVMTYNADLRMGPFRLAADYYTSEAQSDNTAYTVHARYQINKEFGVRFYILHTEAYALPMNGAFTQTNTPGSYTNIKGTRVQLDYKIADNLNADLRWYSVDNLNKDIATNNEGRDRLQVNLNMKF from the coding sequence ATGACGACTAAATTTATATATTTACCAATTGCATTAAGCGTAATGGCGCTAGTTAAACCAGCTCATGCAGATGTAACTATTGAAGGTTTAAATGGCTTAGAAGCAGTTAAATTATTTGGTGATATGCGTATGCGCTTTGAACGCACTGATGGCGATACAATTGATACAACTAGCCGCGCCAGATTACGTGCACGTTTTGGTATTAAATATGCGGCAACAGAAAACTGGTCTGCGCAAATGCGATTTAGAACCACCTCTAGCCAGCACGATTCAACTCATCAAACATTTGGCATAACAAATACAACCGACAACGACGACTTTGGCTTAGACAGAGCCTTTATGAAGTACACGGGCATTAATAATACTCGTGTATATATTGGTAAAGCCGCCGCAGTTTATATGCATTCATCTGAATTACTATTTCGTGATGATATTGCCCTTGAAGGTGTGCAAGCTAATTGGACAAACAATACATTTAGCGTAAACGCAGGGCATATAATTCTTGAAGAAAACGTAGATAATGGCGAAGGTAAACGCGATGCTAGCTGGCAGCAACTGCAAGGTGTTTATGCAGCGCAGTTTAATGATATAAAATTTAAAGCGGGTATTGGTGGTATTTTTGTAAGTGCCTCAGACACCGCTTACGCAAGTGCTGAGTCAGGGCTTGATGACGACCAAGCTGGTAATGTGATGACTTACAATGCCGATTTAAGAATGGGGCCATTTCGCTTAGCTGCCGACTACTATACAAGTGAAGCACAAAGTGACAATACCGCTTACACTGTACACGCCCGCTATCAAATCAATAAAGAGTTTGGTGTGCGCTTTTATATATTACACACAGAAGCTTATGCATTACCTATGAATGGTGCGTTTACACAAACTAATACACCGGGTTCGTATACTAATATTAAAGGCACGCGTGTTCAGCTCGATTATAAAATAGCTGATAACTTAAATGCCGATTTAAGATGGTACAGCGTAGATAACCTTAATAAAGATATTGCGACCAACAACGAAGGCCGCGACAGGCTACAAGTAAATTTGAATATGAAATTTTAA
- a CDS encoding dicarboxylate/amino acid:cation symporter, translating to MTNTTSMKNSEPKKMSLWLKILIGMIAGIFAGMLLGCNAEYIKPIGQLFISAIKMLIVPLIFCSLIVGVTSMKDTTKMGRIGIKSIVFYLATTAVAISIGLGLGIFFEPGAGLNMVATTVADAKPSTSLMNTIVGLVPKNPVGSLASGNILQIIVFALSLGIALNLIGEKGEPAAKVFESLADAMYKLTELVMRLAPYGVFALMAWVSGKYGLDVLLPLIKVIGLVYLGCIIHILVLGGGFVGLLGKLNPQRFYKGIIEAQVIAFTTTSSSGTLPASIKCATQNLGVSRTVSSFVLPVGATINMDGTALYQGVLALFIAQAFGVDLSTTDYLTIIATATLASVGTAGVPGAGLIMLSLVLTTVGLPLEGIAIVAGIDRILDMARTTINVTGDLMVTLLIGKSEGELDIAVYNKESTAPQTAKQ from the coding sequence ATGACTAATACAACAAGTATGAAAAATAGTGAGCCTAAAAAAATGTCGCTCTGGCTAAAAATACTTATAGGTATGATAGCGGGTATTTTTGCTGGCATGCTTTTAGGCTGTAATGCTGAATATATAAAACCCATTGGCCAGCTATTTATTAGTGCGATTAAAATGTTAATTGTACCGCTTATATTTTGCTCACTAATTGTGGGCGTTACCTCAATGAAAGACACCACAAAAATGGGCCGTATTGGTATTAAATCAATCGTATTTTATTTAGCAACAACCGCTGTTGCTATTTCAATTGGCCTAGGCCTCGGTATCTTTTTTGAGCCAGGTGCAGGCTTAAATATGGTTGCCACAACAGTTGCCGATGCTAAACCAAGTACTAGCTTAATGAATACTATTGTAGGTCTAGTGCCAAAAAATCCAGTGGGATCGTTAGCATCAGGTAATATTTTACAAATTATTGTATTTGCACTGAGCTTAGGTATTGCTTTGAACCTCATTGGTGAAAAAGGAGAACCAGCAGCTAAAGTATTTGAAAGCCTAGCAGACGCTATGTACAAACTAACAGAGCTGGTAATGCGACTTGCGCCATATGGTGTATTTGCATTAATGGCATGGGTATCAGGTAAGTATGGATTAGACGTACTATTACCACTTATTAAAGTGATTGGTTTAGTTTACCTAGGCTGCATAATTCACATTTTAGTCTTGGGTGGTGGCTTTGTTGGCTTGCTAGGCAAACTTAACCCACAGCGTTTTTATAAAGGGATTATTGAAGCGCAAGTTATTGCTTTTACAACCACAAGTAGCTCAGGAACCTTACCTGCAAGTATAAAATGCGCTACCCAAAACCTAGGTGTATCTCGCACTGTTTCAAGCTTTGTTTTACCCGTAGGCGCAACAATCAACATGGATGGCACCGCGCTATATCAAGGTGTATTAGCATTATTTATTGCTCAAGCCTTTGGTGTTGACCTTTCTACTACCGATTACCTCACAATTATTGCTACAGCCACACTTGCTTCTGTAGGTACAGCCGGTGTACCTGGCGCAGGCTTAATTATGTTGTCATTGGTATTAACCACTGTTGGTTTACCCCTTGAAGGTATTGCAATTGTTGCAGGTATTGACCGTATTTTAGATATGGCACGCACCACAATTAATGTAACGGGTGATTTAATGGTGACTTTATTAATTGGTAAAAGCGAAGGTGAGCTTGATATCGCTGTTTACAACAAAGAAAGCACTGCTCCACAAACAGCTAAACAATAG
- a CDS encoding mechanosensitive ion channel family protein, whose translation MLSQLNLLTSLNNEAANTLVTKSNIFSWQYFYDQSVQLLHTTAQILPTLLLGFILLAISYFIASPLSKILIKPIDYMTDSKLVHLVVRRGISILILLLGVYLFLRLAGLTEFAVAIMSGTGLIGLILGFAFRDIAENFIASLLLSVQRPFKIDDVIEVDGRLGVVKKVTARATTLVDYDGNHIQIPNATVYKNIIKNLTANPKMRGKVEIGIGYDNDIRSAQTLALKIITQQGAVLSDPPAQVLIKNLGASTINFNLFFWVNSEQHSPLKVASQLMRELVNEFTKQNISMPDDARERILLNGASQSNDVDKNLTQPLPAHKNNSETSEQNETLDDVSSDTDEIREQAEHSRDPEQGKNII comes from the coding sequence ATGCTCAGTCAGTTAAACCTGCTAACAAGCCTAAATAACGAAGCTGCAAATACATTAGTCACTAAATCAAATATATTTAGTTGGCAGTATTTTTACGATCAAAGCGTGCAATTACTACATACTACAGCGCAAATATTGCCCACTCTTTTATTAGGATTCATATTACTCGCAATAAGTTATTTTATTGCCTCACCACTTTCTAAAATACTCATAAAACCCATTGATTACATGACCGATAGCAAATTAGTTCACTTAGTTGTTAGGCGCGGCATAAGTATTTTAATTTTATTATTAGGCGTGTATTTATTTTTACGACTTGCAGGGCTAACTGAGTTTGCGGTTGCCATAATGAGTGGCACCGGACTTATTGGTTTAATATTGGGTTTTGCTTTTAGAGATATAGCTGAAAATTTTATAGCGAGTTTATTATTAAGTGTACAACGCCCTTTTAAAATAGACGACGTAATTGAAGTTGATGGACGTTTAGGGGTTGTTAAAAAAGTAACGGCAAGAGCTACAACGCTTGTTGATTACGATGGAAACCATATACAAATCCCTAATGCGACAGTTTACAAAAATATTATTAAAAACCTGACGGCTAACCCAAAAATGCGCGGTAAAGTCGAAATAGGTATTGGTTACGATAACGATATTCGCAGCGCCCAAACTCTCGCACTTAAAATTATCACTCAGCAAGGTGCTGTACTTAGCGACCCACCAGCTCAGGTACTTATTAAAAACTTAGGGGCTTCTACTATTAATTTCAACCTGTTTTTTTGGGTTAATAGTGAGCAACATAGCCCATTGAAAGTGGCCTCTCAGCTAATGCGTGAGCTAGTAAATGAGTTCACAAAACAAAATATCAGCATGCCTGATGATGCACGAGAAAGAATTTTATTAAATGGCGCTTCACAAAGTAACGACGTTGATAAAAACCTTACCCAGCCGCTACCCGCGCATAAAAATAACAGTGAAACCTCAGAACAAAATGAAACACTTGACGATGTAAGTAGCGATACAGATGAAATACGTGAGCAAGCAGAACACTCCAGAGATCCAGAGCAAGGTAAAAACATTATTTAA
- a CDS encoding YihY/virulence factor BrkB family protein: protein MNKSTRGQQAEQPVHIPMRGWWDITKRIFKQMSEDNLSIVAAGVAFYALLAIFPAIAATVSVYAYFSSPTDISDHLSKIVTLLPQSTSDLILSQVSSLAQTSNASLSLSAIGTLILTIWSSSKGSQALITACNISYREYEKRSFFQAQIVRFLFSVGAIVVAIFALLIIGILPIVLNLVGLKESIDLLIKLISWPLLAFTFNFALVLLYRYAPHRKPAKWRWITLGSSIATILWILASIGFSFYVSRFSSYNETYGSLGGVVIMLMWLYISAYIITLGAVINAATEQQTGKDSTIGPPKKRGKRGAYVADHLDVENE from the coding sequence ATGAATAAATCAACACGTGGGCAGCAAGCAGAGCAACCAGTTCATATTCCAATGCGAGGATGGTGGGATATAACGAAGCGTATTTTTAAGCAAATGAGTGAAGATAACTTATCAATAGTGGCCGCTGGTGTGGCGTTTTATGCCTTACTTGCTATTTTTCCGGCTATTGCGGCAACAGTGTCGGTGTATGCTTATTTTTCATCGCCCACAGATATTAGTGATCATTTAAGTAAAATTGTTACCTTACTTCCACAAAGTACTAGTGATCTTATTTTATCGCAGGTATCAAGCCTTGCCCAAACATCTAATGCAAGCCTCAGCTTAAGTGCAATAGGTACTTTAATTCTCACTATTTGGAGTAGCTCAAAGGGCAGTCAGGCGCTTATTACAGCGTGTAATATTAGTTATAGAGAATACGAGAAGCGATCATTTTTTCAGGCGCAAATAGTGCGTTTTTTATTTTCTGTTGGCGCTATTGTAGTCGCCATTTTTGCGCTACTTATTATTGGTATTTTACCTATAGTACTTAATTTAGTGGGATTAAAAGAAAGTATAGATTTACTTATTAAGCTTATATCGTGGCCACTACTTGCGTTTACTTTTAACTTTGCGTTAGTTCTTTTGTACCGTTATGCGCCGCACCGTAAACCCGCTAAATGGCGATGGATCACGCTAGGATCGTCTATTGCTACTATATTATGGATATTAGCCTCTATTGGTTTTTCGTTTTACGTATCACGTTTTTCTAGTTATAACGAAACGTATGGATCGCTCGGTGGTGTGGTTATCATGCTAATGTGGTTGTATATCAGTGCGTACATAATCACTTTAGGTGCTGTAATTAATGCTGCAACAGAGCAACAAACTGGTAAAGACAGTACAATAGGTCCGCCTAAAAAGCGTGGTAAAAGAGGTGCCTACGTAGCAGATCACCTCGATGTAGAAAACGAGTAA